The Hemitrygon akajei chromosome 23, sHemAka1.3, whole genome shotgun sequence genome includes a window with the following:
- the LOC140715076 gene encoding interferon-induced protein with tetratricopeptide repeats 5-like, with product MSDTLKESLFEKLCQLQCHFTWFPPKDNTDFSDLKVRLQDSIKLGVKYQATSYNHLAFVNCQQGDYEEAIQNLKEAEKIWRENHKDEFERRSIITYGNFAWVHYHMGQLTEAQSYLDKLEMICKPLSDGPRYTAMIPEVYGEKGWSLLTFGTGVYYEEAKEWFEKALQEDSDNVEWTMGYATALYRLEGISGVPENQERSQPVKYLRRVLELDPDDTVAMVMLALKLQEFNEAEKANELVEEALRKTPDLPYVLRYAAKFYRIGRDVDIAIGLLKRALEFTPCSSFLHHQIGICYRGKLFTLKKKADCNYPDRSAFQQKAELISKCKYHFEKAFDLKSSFTIAKLDFAGICLEDGEAVRAEEIYKSLLSLEDLAPDHKQALALQVGLFELHHKRSESNAIIYLLDGLKIHPGSKTGKFCDSNLRKILRSQIKRNPRNSKAFGVLGLVCQLAGEKAEAIECFERALEFDPGNEEYLTALSELCLST from the exons ATGAG CGACACTCTGAAGGAATCCCTGTTTGAGAAACTCTGCCAGCTTCAGTGTCACTTCACATGGTTTCCACCGAAGGACAACACTGACTTCAGTGATTTGAAGGTTAGATTACAAGATTCTATAAAACTTGGTGTAAAATATCAAGCCACATCCTACAACCATCTTGCTTTTGTAAACTGTCAGCAAGGCGACTATGAAGAAGCAATTCAAAATTTAAAGGAAGCTGAAAAGATTTGGAGAGAGAACCACAAAGATGAATTTGAAAGAAGAAGCATCATCACCTATGGAAACTTTGCCTGGGTGCATTACCACATGGGACAACTGACCGAGGCCCAGTCCTATCTCGACAAGCTGGAGATGATCTGTAAACCACTCAGTGATGGCCCTCGCTATACAGCAATGATACCCGAGGTGTACGGGGAGAAGGGATGGTCACTGTTAACTTTTGGTACTGGTGTTTACTACGAGGAGGCAAAGGAATGGTTTGAGAAGGCTCTGCAGGAAGATTCTGATAACGTGGAGTGGACTATGGGCTATGCAACTGCTCTTTATCGTCTGGAAGGTATTTCTGGTGTTCCAGAGAATCAGGAGCGGAGTCAGCCAGTGAAGTATCTGCGACGGGTGCTGGAGCTTGACCCAGATGACACGGTGGCCATGGTTATGTTGGCCCTAAAGCTGCAAGAGTTCAATGAAGCAGAGAAAGCAAATGAATTAGTTGAAGAAGCATTGAGGAAGACCCCAGATCTGCCATATGTGCTTCGCTATGCAGCAAAGTTTTACAGAATAGGACGAGATGTTGATATTGCAATAGGCCTGTTGAAGAGAGCTTTAGAATTTACTCCATGTTCGTCCTTCTTACACCACCAAATCGGTATATGTTACAGGGGAAAACTATTCACTCTGAAAAAGAAAGCAGACTGTAACTATCCTGACAGATCTGCATTTCAACAGAAAGCTGAGTTGATCAGTAAGTGCAAATATCActttgaaaaggcatttgatctcAAATCATCATTTACTATTGCAAAGTTGGATTTTGCAGGAATCTGCTTAGAAGATGGAGAAGCAGTCAgagcagaggagatctacaagagTCTGCTGAGCTTGGAGGATCTTGCTCCAGATCATAAGCAGGCACTAGCTTTACAAGTTGGATTATTTGAACTGCACCACAAAAGATCTGAATCAAACGCCATCATCTATTTACTGGACGGACTTAAAATCCATCCTGGAAGTAAAACTGGGAAGTTCTGTGACAGTAACTTGAGAAAGATTTTAAGAAGCCAAATTAAGAGAAATCCAAGAAACAGCAAAGCCTTTGGTGTTCTTGGGTTAGTGTGCCAGCTGGCTGGGGAGAAGGCTGAGGCTATTGAGTGCTTTGAAAGGGCCTTAGAATTTGATCCTGGCAATGAAGAATATCTCACAGCTCTTAGTGAATTATGTCTTTCTACATAG